The uncultured Cohaesibacter sp. genome segment AGCCATGCAGATGGTGGCGGCGGCAAAACTGCGTCGGGCTCAGTCCGCCGCAGAAGATGCCCGTCCCTACGCTGAACGCATGGATGCGGTGCTCGCCAACGTGGCTGCCAATTTCGCCGGAGATTCTTCCGCGCCGAAATTGTTGTCCGGCACTGGTTCTGATCAGAACCATCTGTTGTTGGTCTGCACTGCAGAGCGTGGTCTTTGTGGCGGCTTCAACTCTTCGATCGCGCGCAAGGCGCGCGATCACGCCCGTGCTTTGAAGGCGGCGGGTAAAACAGTCAAGATATTGTGTGTCGGCAAGAAGGGCTTCGATGTCCTGAAAAGCGAATTTGGTGACGACATCATTGATGTCGTGGATATGCGTGATCTGAAATCGATCAGTTTCTCCGATGCCGAAATTCGTGTGGGTCGTCCGCTTCTCTACATGTATGAGAAGGGCGAGTTCGATGTCTGCACCTTGTTCTATGCGCGCTTCCAGTCTGTGATCACTCAGATCCCGACCGCGACGCAGATCATTCCGGCTGTTTTCGAAGAGAATGAGGACGATGGGTCTAAAGCATCTGGCGCTATCTACGAATATGAGCCAGGTGAAGAGGAAATCCTTGCGGATCTTCTTCCAAGAAACGTCTCGGTCCAGATTTTCCGGGCGCTTCTTGAAAATGGTGCTTCTGAGCAGGGCGCGCGTATGTCTGCGATGGACAACGCAACGCGCAACGCTGGTGACATGATCAGTAAACTGGAAATGTCTTATAACCGCCAGCGTCAGGCACAGATCACGGGTGAATTGATTGAGATCATCTCAGGTGCTGAGGCGCTCTGACGGCGATTGATGAGGATAGACGAATGGCAGCAAATGAAGCTACCGGACGTATCACGCAGGTTATCGGCGCTGTTGTGGACGTCCAGTTTGAGGGTGAACTTCCACCCATTCTGAATGCACTTGAAACCGACAATAACGGCCAGCGCCTTGTGCTTGAGGTCGCTCTTCATCTGGGTGAGAACACTGTTCGCACCATCGCGATGGACAGCACCGAAGGTCTCGTTCGTGGTCAGCCCGTTTCCAACACCGGCAAAGCAATCTCTGTTCCTGTTGGTGCAGAAATGCTCGGCCGCATCGTTAACGTGATTGGCGAACCTGTGGACGAAGCCGGCCCGGTTACTACCTCGGCGACCCGCGAGATTCACCAGCAAGCGCCTTCATTCGTGGACCAGTCCACCGATGCAGAGATCCTGGAAACCGGTATCAAGGTCGTTGATTTGCTCGCTCCTTATGCGAAGGGCGGTAAAATTGGTCTGTTCGGTGGTGCCGGCGTTGGCAAAACCGTTTTGATCATGGAGCTGATCAACAACATCGCAAAAGCACATGGTGGTTACTCGGTGTTTGCTGGTGTGGGCGAGCGTACCCGTGAGGGGAACGACCTATACTGGGAAATGATCGAATCCGGCGTGAACAAGGAAGGCGGCGGCGAAGGCTCCAAATGTGCCCTCGTTTATGGCCAGATGAACGAGCCTCCAGGGGCGCGTGCCCGTGTGGCTTTGACTGGTCTGACCGTTGCTGAGCATTTCCGTGATGAAGGTCAGGACGTTCTGTTCTTCGTGGACAACATCTTCCGCTTCACGCAGGCCGGTTCCGAGGTGTCCGCGCTTCTGGGTCGTATTCCTTCCGCTGTGGGTTACCAGCCAACTCTGGCAACCGACATGGGTGCGCTTCAGGAACGTATTACCACCACGAACAAAGGCTCGATCACGTCAGTGCAGGCCATTTATGTGCCAGCCGATGACTTGACCGACCCGGCACCAGCAGCCTCTTTTGCCCACTTGGATGCAACCACGGTTCTGAACCGTGCGATTGCTGAAAAAGGCATTTATCCGGCCGTTGACCCGCTTGACTCGACTTCTCGTATGCTCGATCCGCGCATTATCGGTGACGAGCATTATGAAGTGGCCCGTCGTGTTCAGGAAACCCTGCAGCGCTACAAGGCTCTTCAGGACATCATCGCCATTCTCGGCATGGATGAATTGTCCGAAGAAGATAAAATGTCTGTGGCTCGTGCTCGTAAGATTGAGCGCTTCCTCAGCCAGCCATTCCATGTGGCCGAGGTCTTCACCGGTTCTCCCGGTAAACTGGTCTCGCTCGAAGAAACCATCAAAGGCTTCAAAGGTCTGGTGGAAGGCGAGTATGATCACCTGCCGGAAGCTGCTTTCTACATGGTCGGTTCTATGGACGAAGCCATCGAGAAAGCCCAGAAACTTGCAGCAGACGCCGCTTAAGCGGCGTCTCACTCTTCGGGAAAGTAGGTATATATCATGGCCGAACCTTTCAGCTTTGAATTGGTTACCCCGGAACGACTGGTGCTTTCACAGGCCTGTCTGTCCGTCGTGGTGCCTGGCATGGACGGTTTCTTTACCGTTCTGAAAGACCATTCGCCCGTGATCGCTTCTATTGCCCCTGGTGTTCTGGAAGCTGAAATGGAAGATGGCAGCAAACGTGACATTTATGTCCGCGGCGGGTTCGCCGACGTTGCCGCTTCCGGATTGAAAGTGCTGGTGGAACAGGCGCTTCCTGTCGAAGATCTTGACCATGATAAAGTGGTCCAGCTGATCGCCGATGCGGAAGAAGATGTTGCCGATGCGCAAGGTGACGACATCAGGAACGAAGCCGAGTTGCGGCTCGCTCGCCTGCAGAAATTGCAGTCAGCGGTTTCCAAGTAAGACCGTCAACGAGCGATGGAAATCACTAAGCCGCGGTACTTTTGGTGCCGCGGCTTAATTATGTCTGCAATAAACCTCCACCTCCGGTGGAGGACTGGACAGGTTCTACATTTTCATTGAGAGACCTCCTCACTTGAACCATTGGCGTGGTTTTAAGAAATCAAGCGAGGAGGTTTTATGGACAAAAATCACCTATCACACAGCACCTGGGACTGCAAATATCACGTGGTCTTCGGGTCCAAGTACCGCACCAAGCGTCTCTACGGAGACTTGCGGCTTGAGTTGAGGGATCAATTTAGCAAACTGGCATCTCAGAAAGGATGCCATATTGAGGAAGGGCATTTGATGCCTGACCATGTTCATATGTTGATCTCTATCCCACCCAAATATTCTGTCGCCCATATAGTGGGGTTCTTGAAAGGGAAAACGGCGCTTTACGTGGCAAACAAATATGCCCGGAAACGTCGCTACAAGGGATATCACTTTTGGGCACGTGGATACTTTGTCTCAACAACGGGCTATCAAGAGGAGGTCGTCAGACGCTATATCCGCAATCAAGAGAAGCAGGATAAGGCATCTGACTATGCCGATATGTTCAAGCCCAATTATTGAAACCTAACAAAACCACTTCTAGTGGTTCAAGCGAAGCGTCTCAAACCTCCCCCTCTGGGGGAGGTCATGACTTGTTGTCTGTTCGAAGAAGCCAGCTGCATGTTCACACAGATTTCGGGACATTTCTGCAAGATCGTGACGCCTACGCACGAAGTGCGGGTTTTGGAACACAGAAGGGCATCGCGCCCGGCGGCTCGGTTCAATCGGCCGGGAGAGGATGCTCTTTATCTTACGCAAAGTGAAGAAAGTGCGCGATATGCTATGCGCCGCTATCTCTGTGAGAGCGGGAAAACGCGATCATTGGTGTGGTATTCGGTCTCGGAGTGTTGCGTTCTGGATTTAAGAGCCCCTGAGGCTGCCGGGTTGGCTCAGTTGGCCAGTCAACGGTGGGACGATTATGTTGCCAAAGGCAAGGCCTCACCGTCCTGGGAGGTCGCTGAATGGGCGCGCGATAACGGCTGTGTCGGCGTCATCGACCCGTCTAGACAAAAGCCAGGCTTGTGGCACCTGGCTCTCTTTTTCTGGAATAACCAAATCGGTCCGCAGGTCGAGATGGTGGGCAAGCCGACAGCCATCTTCCTTGCTTGATGCGCAGGTTGCCTATTTCATCAACGGTAGAAACGCTTTCACAACCTGATCATAGACGTCGCGCTTGAAGGGGACGATCAGGTCGGGGACTTTGTCCAAATCTTCCCAGCGCCAGTCTTGGAATTCTTGCTCATGTTTGCCGCCTCCGGGCTTCAAGACATCGATTTCGCTGTCATCACCTTCGAAACGAAAGGCGAACCAGCGCTGTCTTTGGCCACGGAATTTGCCTTTCAAGCCAATGCCGAGCAAATTGTCTGGAAGATCATAAAAGAGCCAGTCTTCAGCTTCGCTCAAAAGGGTAATGGATTTGATCGAGGTCTCCTCGAACAATTCGCGCTCGGCTGCTGCAAGCGGGTTTTCCCCCTTGTCGATGCCACCCTGTGGCATTTGCCAGGTATAGGCACTTTTCTGCAATTCAGCCGAATTGATGCGGTTGCCAATCCAGACCTTGTTGTCTTTGTTGAATACACAAATGCCAACGCAGTCGCGATATGGATAATCTTCACGGGATTTCATGTCAGAGGTGCCTTATTGCCGCAATAAAGTGGTAAGGGGGACAAGAGCAAAGCCGCGCTGGCGCAGGCTCTGGGTCCATTCGGAAATTGTCCGGACGCTGGTGGGGAAGGCGGATGCGATGCCCAATGCAAAGCCATTTTCCTGTGCGATGGTTTCCAGCTGAATCAGCCGGGTTTCGATGTCTGCTTCGCGGCCCTGAAAATCAAGCACAAGGTCGGCCTTGAGATTGGGGACATTCATATTGGAGGCGATGGCATTCAGTCGACTGCGACCCGATGCGCCGCTTTCCAGATAGAGCAGGCCGTTGGCTTTCATTTCGCGCATGAAGTCAGAGCCTGCAAGTTCATCGGCAGAGAATCTGGCGCCCATATAATTCATGACGCCAACATAGGAATCAAACCGGCCCAACACCCAATTGAGGTTAGCCTTGTTGGCATCGGTCTTTGCTGTCGTGAGCAGCGTATGGGGTCCGGGATCATTGTTGGGATAGTCGAACGGTTCCATTGGCACCTGAACGAGCAATTCGTGGCCCTGACTGCGGGCCTTCTGGGTCCAGCGGGCCAATGAATTGCCATAAGGCGCGAAGGCCAATGTCACGTCCGGTGGCAAAAGACTGAGCGCTTCTTGCGTTGTGGTTTGGGACAAGCCAAGTCCATCCACCACAATGGCGATCTTTGGCAGGCCGGCAATGGCGTCGCTATTGACCGGACGTGCAAAGAGCTTGAAGGGCTGCTGTGACGTGGAAGCGTTGCCATTGTCGTTCAATTGCGGCGAGGAAGGATCCAGGATGCGGATGCCATCGTCGCTGTTGGACGTCATTTGATCGGAATTGGTCTTGTCGGGAAACAAAGGTGGATTGGTCTGTTGGCCGGGGCTGTCGAGATTGGTTTCCGGAATGCCGGGTTTGATGCCCGGGCGCATGCCTTCAACGCCAATCTTTGTTGTTTGTTGCAGACTTGCGGCCAAATCGATCTTTTCGCTCGGATAGCCGCCATAGGGGTCGTCTACCATGGCAATCCAGCCGATCAGACCAGCCAGTAAAACACCAAGTGCCCCGACGGATCCGAACATGAAGATGTGGGACAGACCGGTTGATTGCTTCTTATTTTGACCGAGGGGTTTTTTCAGATCATTCGCCGCCATGGTCCATCTTTCGAAAAGAGGACAAGAAGAAGGCAGTCCACGGGGGAACTGCCTTCGATTGTTTTGTTATTCGGCTTTGGCCGGGTAGGCGTCGTTTTGCTCTTCGCCATTCATCAGCTTGAGGGCGTATTGCAACTGGGTGTCTTTGTCCGCTTCGGCTGGCACATAGGATGGGGAATAGGCCTCTTTGGCTTTTTCCTTGTCCTTTGCAGCTTTGTCGGCACTATTCTCACCTTCGGCTTCCAGATGACCCTTCAGCTTGGCCTCGGTGGTTGCCGTTGTCGGGAAACGCTCTTTGAGCTCTTCTGGCAGTTCCTGCTTGACGAAAATGTCCGGCACGATGCCTTTGGCCTGAATTGAGGTACCCGACGGGGTGTAATAGCGTGCCGTGGTCAGGCGAATGGCGCCATTGTTGCCAAGCGGAATGATGGTCTGGACCGAGCCTTTGCCGAAGCTCTTCGAGCCGACAATGGTTGCCCGCTTGTGGTCGAGCAAGGCACCAGCCACAATCTCGGAGGCAGAAGCCGACCCACCATTGATCAGCACGATCAGCGGACGGCCTTTGGTCAGATCACCGGCGCGGGCATAGAAGCGCTTGACTTCATCCTTGTTGCGACCACGGGTCGAGACAATCTCACCCTGATCAAGGAAGGTGTCGGAGATGGCAATGGACTGATCGAGCTGACCACCTGGATTCGAGCGCAGGTCGAGGATGAAGCCCTTGATCTTGTCGCCGCCGATTTCTTCTTCCAGTTTGGCAATGGCTTCTTTCAGGCCGTTGAAAGCCTGCCCGTTGAACTGGGTGATACGGACGTAGCCGATATCGCCAAGGGCCTTGGAACGAACAGAAGAAATTTTGATAATTTCGCGGGTGATGGACACCTTGATCGGTTTTTCGATACCCTTGCGAACGATGGTTAGCTCAATCGGCGTGCCAACCCGTCCGCGCATCTTGTCAACTGCTTCGGTGAGTGAAAGCCCACGAACTGGCTCGTCATCGAGATGGGTGATCAGATCATCGGCGAGGATGCCTGCGCGGTGAGCGGGGGTGTCGTCAATGGGTGAAATCACCTTGACCAGACCATCTTCCAACGTGACCTGAATCCCCAGACCACCAAACTCACCGGAGGTCTCGACGGTCATGTCTTCGAAGCTTTCCGGCGACAGATAGCTTGAATGAGGATCAAGGGAGGTCAACATGCCGTTCAGGGCGGCAGCGATGAGCTTCTTGTCTTCCGGTTTTTCGACATATTCGCGGCGCACGCGCTCGAAGACATCGCCAAACAGATTCAGGTGACGATACGTGTCGGAGCCTGCTGCGTTGGCGGTGCCCGTCGCATCCCACGGCGACACTGCCAGGGTGACAACAAGGCCAGCACCCATGAGAGCACCGATAAGCAAGAGTGAGAGTTTACGGATCATCCGTCTGCCTTTTCTTTCAAAGCTACTGTCCACCATGGCGCGGGATCAATCGCCGCGCCATCTTTTCTCAATTCCAAATATAACACCGGGCGAGACGCACCAGAGTCAAGCACATCTGTCGCTGCCAGTCGTGTTTTTTGCATTGTACCAACTGGTTCGTTAGCCAATACGAAAGATCCCACATCCGCGATCAGGTTATCCATCCCGGAAAGGACTATATGGTAGCCGTCTCCGGCATTTATGATCAAGAGTTTACCGAAGGATCTGAACGGTCCTGCGTAAACAATCCAGCCATCAGCCGGGCTGGTGACCTGTGCGCCGATGCGTGTAGCGATCGACAGACCCTGCGTCTGGCCTCCGAAACCATCATTTGACCCGTAGCTCTTGAGGACGGTGCCGCGCGCAGGCAGCTGCAACAGGCCCTTCATTTTACTGAAAGGTATGGCAGGAGAAAGGCGGGCTGCATCTTTTAGAGCGGCAATTTTTTGTTTCTTCGTTTCAAGTTTCTTCTCAAGCTGGCGTT includes the following:
- a CDS encoding F0F1 ATP synthase subunit gamma, which encodes MPSLKDLKNRIASVKATQKITKAMQMVAAAKLRRAQSAAEDARPYAERMDAVLANVAANFAGDSSAPKLLSGTGSDQNHLLLVCTAERGLCGGFNSSIARKARDHARALKAAGKTVKILCVGKKGFDVLKSEFGDDIIDVVDMRDLKSISFSDAEIRVGRPLLYMYEKGEFDVCTLFYARFQSVITQIPTATQIIPAVFEENEDDGSKASGAIYEYEPGEEEILADLLPRNVSVQIFRALLENGASEQGARMSAMDNATRNAGDMISKLEMSYNRQRQAQITGELIEIISGAEAL
- the atpD gene encoding F0F1 ATP synthase subunit beta; this translates as MAANEATGRITQVIGAVVDVQFEGELPPILNALETDNNGQRLVLEVALHLGENTVRTIAMDSTEGLVRGQPVSNTGKAISVPVGAEMLGRIVNVIGEPVDEAGPVTTSATREIHQQAPSFVDQSTDAEILETGIKVVDLLAPYAKGGKIGLFGGAGVGKTVLIMELINNIAKAHGGYSVFAGVGERTREGNDLYWEMIESGVNKEGGGEGSKCALVYGQMNEPPGARARVALTGLTVAEHFRDEGQDVLFFVDNIFRFTQAGSEVSALLGRIPSAVGYQPTLATDMGALQERITTTNKGSITSVQAIYVPADDLTDPAPAASFAHLDATTVLNRAIAEKGIYPAVDPLDSTSRMLDPRIIGDEHYEVARRVQETLQRYKALQDIIAILGMDELSEEDKMSVARARKIERFLSQPFHVAEVFTGSPGKLVSLEETIKGFKGLVEGEYDHLPEAAFYMVGSMDEAIEKAQKLAADAA
- a CDS encoding F0F1 ATP synthase subunit epsilon, which produces MAEPFSFELVTPERLVLSQACLSVVVPGMDGFFTVLKDHSPVIASIAPGVLEAEMEDGSKRDIYVRGGFADVAASGLKVLVEQALPVEDLDHDKVVQLIADAEEDVADAQGDDIRNEAELRLARLQKLQSAVSK
- the tnpA gene encoding IS200/IS605 family transposase, whose protein sequence is MDKNHLSHSTWDCKYHVVFGSKYRTKRLYGDLRLELRDQFSKLASQKGCHIEEGHLMPDHVHMLISIPPKYSVAHIVGFLKGKTALYVANKYARKRRYKGYHFWARGYFVSTTGYQEEVVRRYIRNQEKQDKASDYADMFKPNY
- a CDS encoding RES family NAD+ phosphorylase → MFTQISGHFCKIVTPTHEVRVLEHRRASRPAARFNRPGEDALYLTQSEESARYAMRRYLCESGKTRSLVWYSVSECCVLDLRAPEAAGLAQLASQRWDDYVAKGKASPSWEVAEWARDNGCVGVIDPSRQKPGLWHLALFFWNNQIGPQVEMVGKPTAIFLA
- a CDS encoding RNA pyrophosphohydrolase, which translates into the protein MKSREDYPYRDCVGICVFNKDNKVWIGNRINSAELQKSAYTWQMPQGGIDKGENPLAAAERELFEETSIKSITLLSEAEDWLFYDLPDNLLGIGLKGKFRGQRQRWFAFRFEGDDSEIDVLKPGGGKHEQEFQDWRWEDLDKVPDLIVPFKRDVYDQVVKAFLPLMK
- a CDS encoding divergent polysaccharide deacetylase family protein, producing the protein MAANDLKKPLGQNKKQSTGLSHIFMFGSVGALGVLLAGLIGWIAMVDDPYGGYPSEKIDLAASLQQTTKIGVEGMRPGIKPGIPETNLDSPGQQTNPPLFPDKTNSDQMTSNSDDGIRILDPSSPQLNDNGNASTSQQPFKLFARPVNSDAIAGLPKIAIVVDGLGLSQTTTQEALSLLPPDVTLAFAPYGNSLARWTQKARSQGHELLVQVPMEPFDYPNNDPGPHTLLTTAKTDANKANLNWVLGRFDSYVGVMNYMGARFSADELAGSDFMREMKANGLLYLESGASGRSRLNAIASNMNVPNLKADLVLDFQGREADIETRLIQLETIAQENGFALGIASAFPTSVRTISEWTQSLRQRGFALVPLTTLLRQ
- a CDS encoding S41 family peptidase, with product MIRKLSLLLIGALMGAGLVVTLAVSPWDATGTANAAGSDTYRHLNLFGDVFERVRREYVEKPEDKKLIAAALNGMLTSLDPHSSYLSPESFEDMTVETSGEFGGLGIQVTLEDGLVKVISPIDDTPAHRAGILADDLITHLDDEPVRGLSLTEAVDKMRGRVGTPIELTIVRKGIEKPIKVSITREIIKISSVRSKALGDIGYVRITQFNGQAFNGLKEAIAKLEEEIGGDKIKGFILDLRSNPGGQLDQSIAISDTFLDQGEIVSTRGRNKDEVKRFYARAGDLTKGRPLIVLINGGSASASEIVAGALLDHKRATIVGSKSFGKGSVQTIIPLGNNGAIRLTTARYYTPSGTSIQAKGIVPDIFVKQELPEELKERFPTTATTEAKLKGHLEAEGENSADKAAKDKEKAKEAYSPSYVPAEADKDTQLQYALKLMNGEEQNDAYPAKAE